The genomic interval TAAATTCATAATCATACCTTGGATTATACAATAccagaaatgttaaaatatggcTTGATATGctcaataatgtttttattgtgcgATTTCTTAACTCCTGCAccaaagctaacagaaagggtttttttttttgcatccaataacataaaataaaaaggacaaaacTATATAAAGTAATTAGTATAAAATATCTTTTCTCTGTCAAAGcaaatatttcagcaaatatCCCATTATTCACTTACAGGAAGTGGGGAAATCTAGTGACAAACTTCCTTTTTTTGGGCCTGCCACATCACTGAAGTCCTTCTGCAGAAAAATATAACTTCTAAACTCAGCAAAGTCagtaaataatggaaaaaaaactccaggaATCCAGGTCTTGCCAGTCTTGCCGGTGTAGTATGTgcatatacactatatgaccaaaagtatctggacacccctaaGTCTGGggctggttttcatggtttgagctcagccccttagttccagtgaaggcaatcTTAaggcaatgacattctagacaattctgtgcttggAACTTtctggcaacagtttggggaaggccctttcctggtgtcaggatgacaatgcccccaggcataCAGCAGGGTCCACATAGAAACGTTTTTTTCGAAATCAgtatggaagaacttgactgactTCAGCTCTGACCTCAACCGCATCgcacacctttgggatcaattggaaagcctactgcgagccaggcctaatcacccaatcagtgttTGACCTCACCAATGCTCTTCTGGAAGCAAATCGCTGCAGCAATGCTACAACATATAGaataaagccttcccaaaagAGTAGAGGTTCTTATAGTAGCaaaaggtggaccaactccatattaatgcccataattttgaaatgttggatgtcaggtgtccatgtacttttggccatgtaggatatatgcactgtgtgtgcgcatgcgcatgGGTGTGTGCAGAGTTAAAGTGGGGGGCCAGCAGCCCATCCAGACGGAGGTCCTGCCCAGTTGGATCCTTACCTGGGGACAGGGTGAGGAAGCTGAAGGCCATGTTCGCCAGAGGCAGCAGGGTCAGCATGCAGTTGTCCCCGTTGGTCTCGATGAAGTCATGGCGGGTGATGGCGGTGGGGTCGATGTGGTGCTCCCGGAAGGGTCGGATGAAGGCCTGgagtagagggggggggggttccagaaGGGACAAGAAAAGGACAAGAGGAGAAACCAATGGGgtgacagagggaaaaaaagagctcACAGAGGGGGCGTGGTTTCCTGGTTACCATTCCTCCAAAGCAGAGAGGTAGGGCCAGAGGTTAAATGACGGAAAGTCTCAAATGTTCATCCGCTAGGCTTCCCAAGATTAATAGCGTTTCACAGGTGAAACCATGTCTGAGATTATTCAGTATAATACTTCTTACCATTCTAAGGAAGCAAGGGGTAGCAAAATTTTATGCACCAAAATTGCTGTTTGCCGATTCCCCGGCTGGAATTAGCTAAAGGCAAAAATGATTGTCTAATGTCCAGCATTGTAGCATTGTTATCTATGTGCCTGTTAAATATTCTCAATGTTTGTGGTCTAAACAGCCCTGTACAGAGACAAGGAAAATACAGTGTGTGATGATGCCCACCTTTCCAACGATTGGCAGGTCCACCGACCCCCAAGTGTCAGCCCCCCAGTGGACCAATCCAGAGGCGAAATCCGCAGTCAGGATTCCTGCAACTGAGATGGacacagacagtcagtcagtcagacagattCAGTTAGTCAAACAGACAGTAGGTTCAAAATGCATGAggttcttagcaaactgtaagcTGGCCTTTTGATTTCTGAGTTCACCGGTGCTCTCTTCCTTCTTAATGAAATGATTTTGGtcagcctaaggtttggcctatctGGCCTTTATTTCCTAATTTCTCAGCCTCCTAacggcttccttgactttcattggcacaccTCAGACAAAGGCCAATaaaagactccaaaggcaatcagaagACTGAAATCACACAAGATGCTAAAAGCTCTTTTATACCTGTACTGAGGAAGCACCTGATTAATCAGAAACgcctgtgatgccatttgtcccaaacattatgacgCCCTGAAACTATTTTTAGTGCTGTAATCCACAACGGAACACTGCCAGCACCTGATTGGCTATATGCGCTGCAGTCAGTTTTCAGCTCCCATTTTCAAAACCGGAACAATATGGCAGACCGTTGATAAACTCTCTTATTCCACTCAAACAGTCcactaaaacatatttttgaaaacatttgaggcaagAAATAGGCAATGTGGCTGCGGAATGTTGATTCATGTTTGATATGCTACACCTAGTTTGAAAGTTCGATCAGAGTTTCCTGAGCCAGAGCGCGCTACGTTGGACGCCTTCATTTGCATAGAACAAGGACGGAGTACATTCTGAGGCAAATGCAGAGCCGGCGACGGCACCACACCACTCGCCGGAACGCTTCCATCAGGCACCGCGCAGCCAGTCCgcagaaaatgaaaaggaggCGTCGGGTACCAGATGAGAACCCCCCTTTCAGTCTTGGGCACAGCTCGGGTTCGGCTATGTTTGGGCTTCAATTTTTTGGGCTCTAAATCTATGTTGAAAGCTTATATATCGACTACTGTTATTGGCCTAAATGACTTGAAGAACTGTTCAAGTGTCAGAACTGTTCATTGCATAAACCTTTATGCACTTATGTAAAGGAGTAAATGAGTCTGCTCATTGCCTAAATGTAAACCGAAATGTAAAGTAAGACACTGCCATCTATAGAAAATGTATGTTCAGAGATTTATCAAACTGATATGACCCTCCGCCAATTTAGCATAGTACAAAGCAAACCACTGAGTTTATTGCTCAATTTGAGCAGCACATTATATGagactaaaatgaaaatgcattaacaCACGCCCAGCACTCTGCCTGGAATCGCGCAGGGTGTGTTCCAGGCTTTAGGTGAAAGGGACAAAAATAAGGGGCGTGTCTGCTTGCACACAAGCCTGTGCCTACCTATGCCAATCAGAATGTACCACAGGTGACTCAGATGGAAGTTGGCAAGGAGGTGGCAGAAGTTGAAGGCcatgagagagaagcagaggacaACGCTGACCCATTCCTGGAACCGTTTCCctagagagagacaaagggagaaaatggaaaaaataatattcattacATAAAACTGGGATACTTAAATCTGACCCTCAAGGTCAGTAGCACTGCTGATTTTCTCTTCTGTCTGATAGTCCAGAGTCCAATAACGTCaccgattggccagagattacaCTCACCTGGTGCGTCAGGTTTGAATCGGTCCCTGATTAGAGaggaggaatgaaaaccagcagtactacaggCCCAGATTTGAGTATTGAGTATTCCTGATACACTATTTTTATAAATTGTCTCTACAGGAAGtccacctgccacacacacacacacacacacactgctaatcATCTGATCAAATGTAAGCGTGAGGAAGCTATTGTGCCACTCAGGGTAACGTGACTGGGGAGGGTCACTGTACCGGACTGAAACCGGTTCTGTTGATATTATGTGATGTTCTAAACAAAGCCTAATCACTTAATGGGTTGTTGAGTGACTCACGCAGCCGGCACAGAAATATCTGCCCGGCGAGCATAACGCAGCCTCCTATTGCGACCTTGCCACGGTCTCAGGAGAAGGGCTCCGGTGGGCGGACAGGTTTCCCCAAGCGCCATCCCGTTTAAACTGAATCCAGACTAGGCCTCAATCTCAGAAGGtaaaggaagaaaacaaagcGCCTCTCCTTCCTACAGTTTAAACCTCTAACATTCCggtgggaaaagaaaaaaaacaagatggcacCCAGCCAaatagggcgacatagctcaggaggtaagaccgattgtctgccagtcggagggttgccggttcaaaccccgccctgggcgtgtcgaagtgtccttgagcaagacccctaacccctaactgctctggcgaatgagaggcatcaattgtaaagcgctttggataaaagcgctatataaatgcagtccatttaccatttaccaaatccTGCCGTGAGACAAATCTGGCGAAGATGGGACAATTTAGGCTGTGATCAagtttgatcatttaaaaaggcGCAAATTATGCTGAAATGTTAGAAAAGGTAGCTTTGTAACCACCAGTTTGCGAAAGTCTTACGGATAACCACGTGTGCCTACACTTGCTCACAGCTCCATGCGGGTCGGTGTCACAGGGATTTCCAACCACAGCCCTTGCAGGCGCTACAATTGGCTACGACTAGCTTGTGTGCTAAAGACCAAGGTCCCCAGTTTAGGGAACTGATCTTCCCCAGGGAAGATGCCTGCAGAGGACGTTCGTGTGCTGACTCAGGTCTCTGAAAGCTGCGTTGCGTACACAAACAAGATGACAGTGATACAGCGGTTTTGCAGAAGAGCTGAATTAGAGCGCCTTAAAATGCAACGCAACAAAATTAGGCAAGATATACAGCAACATTCACTTCTGAGAATAGGACTGCTTTCAAAAACTGCTTGATATCTATGACTTTGGGTTCTGCGTCCTGTTTTGATCTGTTACTCGTACATTGTGCAGCTGCAAATAGtggcaaataaatgtaggctaaatgTGTTTAATCACATTATAGCCTACCAGAGTTTCCAAAACTGTGGGGCAAGAACCACTGGTGTGTCATGGGGATGGCTTGAAGTAGGTCATGACGTGCATGTGAAAAATAACTCCCTGTGcaacactgtactgtacattacacTTTCCATAACCCAGTTGAACAAAGCCTAGTTACATACACAGTGCTTGGCTATGACATtacaaaatattctttttttaattccatattGGAGAACAGATGAAGCCATCATTTAAGAAGTTGTCGCTAACAAAACATTCATTAAATGGGTTGTGGTTTTGCAAATTTTGGGAGCTATGGGGTGTTGTGGATATTAGCTTTGACAGATAATTTACGTATAGATTTTTGCTGATGGCACTTCCTCACCATAACAATGgaattccatccatccattatctacacccatttatcctggtcagggttgcgggggtgctggagcctattccagcgtGTAATGGGCAAGAGGCacaatacaccctggacaggtcgccaatctatcgcagggcacgcacaccattcactcaccattcgctcacacactcatacctatgggcagtctccaattagcctatttgcatgtctttggactgtgggaggaaaccggagtacctggaggaaacccacacagacacagggagaacatgcaaactccacacagaaaggcccaggttGGGATTCGGATCTagtaccttcttgctgtgaggcgacagtgctacccactgcacgtCCTAATTATCTAATTATGGCTACAAAACAATTTTCCAAAgtactgtgtgtgaatgtactgtTTGTCTATGACAGGCCAGCACTGATAGGAAAAACTTAACAAGCCAAGCCATCTCATATCTTATAATACGTTTACTTGTAATATAAGTAAATATTTAGTCAGTATTTTAGCTAAATGTGGAAATAAGTCAATATTACTGCTTACCTAGCTATGTTTCATTTAGCAACACTAATAAAAACTGCTATGGATACCTGCCATTCTTTGATATTTATAATAATCCCCTGCGCAACTACATCTAACTAtgtagttatatatatatatatatataaataactgtaaaaactagCACTTAAACCCTTGCATTATCCAACactaaatacaataaatagggaaataatgtttcagaaagCAGAACGTATTTTTAGGTCTCATGACaagaacatgaataaaataagtgCAGGCCCATATGGTCAATTGTAAGAAACACTACTGTTCATTGGCTAATATAACTAGCTACTGTACTAACTAGCTAAAGTAACGCTATCTTTTGGAAATGCAATTAGCCAAAAAGCTACCAACATAATACTTGGTTAGTTTTTTCTACCTAGCGAGCCATCCATTATCTGCATTTGCCGAACTAGTGTCAGACTGGAAAGTACAGTCACACTGATTTAGTTAGTTGATGGCAGTCATTGCGTTAAAGACAGGAAACCCACACACGGAAACAAGGCTAATATGACTTTCTGGATCACAGATCACCGTAAGACGGTGTCAACATTACCGAACAGATCAAATGTACCCAAGTCGTTGTACCATATAGCCTACAGTAAGCCAGGGCTCGTATGGATCAATAATAAAGCTGTCAAGTCATGGGCAAGAACTGAAAAACCACAGTTCGTGAAAACCCAGACTACAGGCTATTATACTGGTGACGTCCTCAACATTTCAATAGAGTTTGACAGCAAATGTTAGTTTTCTCTCACCTGGTGAATATAAATTTGCAAGTTCCTGAGCACCTGCGTGTTGCGGGCCCCCCCGAAGTGGACCCATGCCTGGCCCCGGTGTTTTTGGGTCTTTCTTAATGTCTCGCCTACATCCGACATCGTTCTCTTCTACCGCCATGTTCTGGTACAGATCCATCCCTCGTCAGTCCGGGGAGCCAACAGGAGTGTCGAACTCTCAACAGAATAACCACGCCTTCGCCCGTCCAGCCACTCATCTTTATTTTATCGCCCTAACAGCAAGCTCGCTATTGAAATCGGCCAATACGCGAAGCACGGGGCGTGCATTTTTCAACAGTGCAGCCATTCTGGTGGCGACGAGAAAGGGCACATTTCCGGACCCCACCCTTTAATATCCAATCAGAGGCGATAAATGCAGAACGCTCCTGAACGTTTGTAACAAATCCCACAACAAACCCCACACTCAGGCACATAACCCGGCAGTTTCAAAGTGGCGAAGATAAATGGAAACATTGTTACATAGAAAGACCAAGAAGATGACTGCAGAAAGCTCGTGAATTTTTTGTAGCTTTAGCTAACAAACACGTTGCCGTTTTCCTGACTTTTGTATCGAGGTTTATGAGACAGATCCTTCAACCGCATCGATTTAGTTGAATATGAATATAAGACAAAACTCAAGTAACGACctaacatatatttaaatggcTAGTTAGCCAAATAAAATACTCAAGTTTAGCTATCATTCTTAAAACTATGTGGGGTCTGACAGCCAAAAATGGATCAAGTTAACCAACTGATCATCATTTGTTTTAAtccaatttaaaatgtgttccttacaaaagaacattctaatcaatTTGTAATTTGTTGAACAGAATGCATGTATTGGTAGCTATAAGAactactttttcttttcttggaaCAGGTCCTTTGGGGACATTCCAATCTGTTACATCTAACCATAAAAGTGCATGAAGACTTTAACACAAGTAATTATAAATGGAGCATTTACTTACTATGTCCCAACTTGCAGCTAAATTTAAACAATTGCAGCTTTATTAACAATTTCAGCTGAATTCCTTGACTGTTTTCTTCCCCAGGAAAGAAAATCATTTCAAGTGTAAATGCACCAGAAGATACCCAAAGAAATGTGTCAAGTTAGCTTGGTGCAATGCTTAAGGAGAGCAGGCCAAACCTAGAGCATTAAAGCTACAACCAAGAAATTACAAGCTCAAAGGGAGCATGGCCTGAATGACACAAAACGTTTACATAGCCTAGATCTTAGAACAGCCCTGACCTACAAAAATACAAGTTAGTGGTTATATGTCATTGCATAATATGCTATTATCACCAGCTGATGACACCACCTCACATTTGATAACACAATCAAAGTATAATTAGTCTCGGGGTCATAGACCACAGTATCACAGAAATAGAAGGAAACCTACACAATCATTGAGGCGGGccccatttaaacattttattcaggATAAACAGGGCAAAGAGATAAATCAAACTAAagtcattattttttccccttcactaGCAGTGTCTGCCGTTCCAACCATGTAGCTACCTTATCAACAATTTTGAATACTTTCAGTTTTCCCTGACCAATCCATAAACCTATTAAGTCCATGGTCACAAGTATTGATACAAAACTATGAAAATTGCTAAAAACTTATTTAAAGCCTCAGAAAGCTGTCACACTTTTCtagatacataaataaaacagttcattcaattcatttgttcaataaaacaaattcattatttttggcaAACTATTCCAGCTCCATCTACAGCtgctatacattacattacattacaggcatttagcagacgctcttatccagagcgacttacacaacttttacataccatttttacattgtatccatttatacagctggatatatactgaagcaatttcagttaagtaccttgctcaagggtacaatggcagtgtcctacccgggaatcgaacctacgacctttcggttacaagcccagttccttacccactgtgctacactctgtcctTTACCATTCCGCTGGAACTCAGTGAGTGTTATATTTATATCTTGATAGGCCTGATTTCAGCTGGTCTACAGAAGCAGGAATGTTAATCAGGTATGCCAGTCTGACAAACCCATCTGTGCAGTCTCATCCATCTCCCCATACTGTGCTGGCCAGCATGATTCTCACTGCATGAGCCACCATGTATCCTCCAACTGACCAACTGGCACAGAGTGAAGAACTGTTCTCAAGACCACTCAATTAGCCTGAGTGAGAAACTGGTGGTTGGTTGGAATTATagaaaagtaaacaaacagaaatggagGCTTTCAAATAGTACTCAGACCTTGGCTAAGGGCATTAAAGAGTGTTCTTGGCCACAGGTTAAGGGTGCCCTTAAACCCCAGACTAaacttcatttcaaatctgcaTCCTCAAATGCCAGACAGTGCCCATGT from Anguilla rostrata isolate EN2019 chromosome 11, ASM1855537v3, whole genome shotgun sequence carries:
- the peds1 gene encoding transmembrane protein 189 isoform X1, coding for MDLYQNMAVEENDVGCRRDIKKDPKTPGPGMGPLRGGPQHAGAQELANLYSPGKRFQEWVSVVLCFSLMAFNFCHLLANFHLSHLWYILIGIVAGILTADFASGLVHWGADTWGSVDLPIVGKAFIRPFREHHIDPTAITRHDFIETNGDNCMLTLLPLANMAFSFLTLSPAELYHKYPWDCYVFALAIFVTLTNQIHKWSHTYFGLPLWVTVLQDCRIILPRKHHRVHHVSPHETYFCITTGWLNYPLEKLGFWRHLEDLIQSVTGEKPRSDDMQWAQKK